GAAGGTATGCAATTCGACCGCGGATACGTATCTCCTTACATGGTAACTGATTCAGATAAAATGGAAGCTGTTCTTGACAACCCATACATCTTAATCACTGACAAAAAGATTTCTAACATTCAAGAAATCCTGCCAGTGCTTGAGCAAGTAGTTCAACAAGGCAAGCCATTATTGATCGTAGCTGAAGATGTAGAAGGTGAAGCAAACGCTACATTGGTAGTGAACAAACTTCGCGGAACTTTCACAGCTGTTGCTGTTAAAGCACCAGGCTTTGGTGATCGCCGCAAAGCAATGCTAGAAGATATCGCTGTATTGACTGGCGGAGAGGTTATTACAGAAGATCTTGGCTTAGATCTTAAATCTGCAACAATCGAATCATTAGGCCGCGCTGCGAAAGTTGTTGTTACGAAAGAAAACACAACAATTGTAGAAGGTGCTGGAGATTCAGCAAACATCGCATCACGCATCAACCAAATCCGCGCTCAATTAGAAGAAACTACTTCTGAATTCGACCGTGAGAAATTGCAAGAGCGTCTTGCTAAACTTGCAGGCGGAGTTGCTGTCGTAAAAGTCGGCGCTGCGACTGAAACAGAATTAAAAGAGCGCAAATTGCGCATTGAAGATGCATTGAACTCTACTCGTGCTGCAGTTGAAGAAGGTATTGTAGCTGGTGGTGGTACTGCACTTCTAAACGTATACAACAAAGTTGCTTCTATTGAAGCAGAAGGCGACGAAGCTACTGGTATCAACATCGTTCTTCGCGCAATCGAAGAGCCGGTTCGTCAAATTGCTCACAACGCAGGTCTTGAAGGATCAGTTATCGTTGAGCGCCTTAAAAACGAAGCAGTTGGAACAGGATTCAACGCTGCTAACGGTCAATGGGTTAACATGATCGAAGCTGGTATTGTTGATCCAACTAAAGTTACTCGTTCTGCGCTTCAAAACGCAGGAAGCGTTGCTGCTATGTTCTTAACAACAGAAGCAGTAGTTGCTGACAAGCCAGAACCAGCAGGTAGCGCTGCAATGCCTGATATGGGCGGCATGGGTGGAATGGGCGGCATGATGTAAGGCCGTTTACGCCTAACATCTGATAAATAGTTGCAACTATTTTACCTAATACTAAACCCCACTTCTTTTTTTAAAGAAGTGGGGTTTTTTTGCGTTACTATCCCAATGGATACTTTTTTTAATTACATAAATCGCCCTGCTTGTTTCAAGTACTATAATAAAATGGGATAATTATAAACTATTTGAATGAAAGCGTTTAATAAATATCAATCAAACATATTTACGGATATAGCTAAGATGATTAATTAAGTAATAGGTGTTTAGCAGTCTTTGCTTTTTGGATACATGTTGAAACTTCGATAAACTTGGAGGAATTTATGAAAAAGGGCAAACTTAGTTTACAAGCTATCATAATTATTTTTGTATGTATTGTGGTTGCGTTATCACTTGGGATAACCGACTTGCTTATAAGTAAAAGTATTACTTCCAGTGTAGAAGAGACACAGAAAGAAAAGGCGCTGGATGTTGCAAGGACAATGGCGGTTACTCCAGCTGTAATCAAGACTCTTGAAGGACAAGCTAATCAAGCGGAATTACAGGAATTTGCTAATGTAATAAAAGACAAAACGAATGTGAACTTTGTTGTTGTTATGAATATGAAGGGAATTCGGCTGTCTCACCCGGAGTCTAGTAAGGTGGGTAAGCATTTCTTTGGGGGAGATGAAGGCCCTGTTCTTAAAGGGGAGGAGTATGTTTCCATTTCAAAAGGAACGCTCGGTAAATCTATGAGGGCATTTACCCCAATAAAGGATGCACAGGGCAAACAAATTGGAGCGGTTGCTGTCGGGATTTCTTTGAAAAGTGTTACAGAGGCTGTTGATAAAGGACGGATGGGAATTGTTTTGGGGACGTTAATCGGACTTATGATTGGAATAATTGGTGCGGTCGTTCTAGCAAGGTATATTAAAAAAATCCTTTTAGGACTTGAGCCGTTTGTTATTGCGAAGCTGCTTGAAGAGCGCAGTTCTATGCTTCAGTCTGTACGTGAGGGCATTATAGCCATTGACCAGGAAGGAAAAATCACCCTTGTTAACAAGGCAGCGAGTAAGCTTTTTAAAAAGGCAGGTCTTGAGGAAGAGCCAATGGGGATAAATATTGAGGATTACTTGCCAGAAACCCGGTTAACTCGCATTATCAAATCAGGTGAAACAGAGCTCGATCAAGAACAGAACCTGCAGGGGGTTACTATTTTAGTAAACCGGGTACCGGTCGTTGTTGGAAATCAGGCTGTAGGAGCCATCGCTACATTTCGGGATAAAACAGAGGTCCAGCATCTGGCTGAACAGCTGACAGGTGTCCGTAATTATGCGGATGCTCTCCGTGCTCAAGCTCATGAATTTATGAATAAGCTCCATGTTATCTTAGGTCTTGTCAGAACGGAACAATATGATACACTTGCTGATTATGTAAGTGAAACGGTTAATCATCGGGAAACGGAAATGGACTTTGTGACAAGGAAAGTCCAAGATCCTGTGCTTGCTGGTTTTCTGATTGGGAAGCTAAGCTTTGCAAGAGAATCAGGAGTTTCCTTTGCATTTGATTGTGCCAATAAGCTGCCGAAGCCGGCAAACTCGGAAATTACACATGAGCTGATTACGATTATTGGCAATCTTTTGGATAATGCAATAGAGGCTATTGCAAACAGTATAAATAAAAAGGTCCATCTTAAACTGGATTATGCAGAGGATATTTTAACAATCGAGGTTAAAGACACAGGAATGGGAATGACGAATTCACTCCAAAACAAAATCCTAGATAAAGGCTTTTCTACTAAAGGAAATAACCGCGGATACGGATTATACCTTTTGGCGCAAGCAATTGAAAGGCTGGAAGGAGAACTGATTATTTCGTCCAAGCCAGGAAAGGGAACGAGTTTTGCTGTGTATATATCATATCAAGAGGAGGATAAAGAGAATTGATTAATGTAATGATCGTTGAAGATGACCCGATGGTAGCACAAATTAATAAACGATATCTTGCCAAAATTGAAGGGTTCCGATTAGCGGCAACAGCTACATCAGTTGATGAAGCTATACAATTACTAAATACAGAAGAAATCCAGCTTATCCTTTTGGATATTTTTATGCCGGGAAAGCTTGGGATTGAATTATTAGCACATCTGCGGAAAAATGAACTTGAAATTGATGTGATCATCATTTCTGCTGCATCCGATCTTGATCGAATAAAGAGGGCATTAAGATATGGGATTGTCGACTATTTAATCAAGCCGTTTGAGTTTGACCGGTTTAACACGGCACTTACTACCTATCTTGAACAAACTCGGTTAATTGATAAGCAAGATTCAGTAAGTCAGCAGGAGCTGGATTCCTTACTTTTGCACAGAGATGAACATGTCATCGCAGAGGAGCTGCCAAAGGGGTTAGCGAAGGATACGTTAAAGCAAGTATGGGATGCCATTCAGCGATTAAAGGCAGACCCTTTTTCGACTGATGACATTGTAAATATTGTAGGCATCTCAAGAGTTTCTGCTAGAAAGTATCTTAATTTTCTTAAGGATACAGGAATCCTGGAGGTTAAGGTTATCTATGGAGCAGTCGGAAGGCCTGTGTATCAGCACGAATATAATCAATTTAAAGAACACTTAATTAAAAATTTTTTGTAAGCAGTTAGAAAAGCTGCTTACTTTTTTTATTTACAAAAAGAATTATTAAACTTTATTAAACTATGAAAACGGTTTACAGGGGAATATGATGTACACGTAACAAAGGGGAGTAATATTTGCAATCTCACTATCGCGATTGCAAAGGGAATTTGGATTTTTTACATGATGATAAAAATGACAAGGGGGATTAAATATGCAAATTCCAATTAAGAAGACGCTCGATAAAATTCCAGGCGGAATGATGGTAGTTCCGTTATTTTTAGGGGTACTAACAAACACTTTTTTTCCACAGTTTTTAGAAATAGGGCATTTTACAACGGCATTATTCAGTAAAGAGGCATCATCAACTATTTTAGCTTGTTTTATGTTTTTAATTGGTTCACAAATTAACTTTAAACTAGCACCAAAAGCGATTAAAAAAGGTGCAATTTTATTATCTGGTAAATTTATAGTAGGTGCAGGTCTAGGTATCTTTATAGCGATGGTTTTTGGACCGGCTGGTATTCTAGGATTGTCACCACTAGCTATCCTTGCAGCATTGTTAAACGCTAACGGTGGGTTATATGCTTCACTAGCTTCATCTTATGGTGACGAAACAGATGTAGGGGCATACGCATTATTTTCTTTAAAAGATGGTCCATTTTTCACATTAGTTGCTTTAGGTGCATCCGGCCTTGCTTCTATTCCTTTTCAAGCACTTGTAGGCGTTTTAATTCCTATCGTAATTGGGATGATTTTAGGAAATATCGATCCGGATATGAGAAAGTTTCTTGGAAGCAGTAAGTTATTATTAATCCCATTTTTCTCTTTCCCATTAGGGGCAGGCATGAATCTGAATACAATTGTAGAAGCGGGTGGTCCAGGCTTACTACTAGGATTAATCGCTTCATTTACAGGAATTGGTGCTTTCTTGCTTTTGAAATTATTCAAAGAAAATCCTATCGTCGGTTTAGCAACAGGGTCAACTGCAGGTAACGCTGTAGCGACACCAGCTGTAGTTGCGGCAGCAGATCCAACACTTTCTGCAATAGCACCAGCAGCTACTGCGCAAGTTGCAGCAGCATGTGTTGTTTCTGCAATCGTTTGTCCGATTATTGTCAGCTATGTATATAAACGGTCAGAAAAGAAAAAAGCTAAAAAGCTTATAACAAAGGCTGCATGATAAAAAATATATTAAATTTCTATAGAAAGAAGGATTTCCATAATGAGCGTGCCTGATAATGTAATTATTACAACATTAAAAGGAAAAGAAGTTCTGTCTAATCCTTTTATCAATAAGGGAACAGCATTTACTAGAGAGGAAAGGGAAGAGCTTGGACTTGACGGCCTGTTGCCGCCTCACGTGCTTACCCTTGATGAACAGGCTAACAGAGCCTATGAGCAATATTCCATGCGGACTACAAATCTTTTCAAAAACGGTTTGCTTTATGATTTATATAATCGGAATGTTGTCCTTTTTTACCGACTTTTAAAAGATCATTTAGCAGAGATGCTTCCAATCATCTATACACCTACTGTCGGAGAAGCGATTCAGACATA
This DNA window, taken from Niallia sp. Man26, encodes the following:
- the groL gene encoding chaperonin GroEL (60 kDa chaperone family; promotes refolding of misfolded polypeptides especially under stressful conditions; forms two stacked rings of heptamers to form a barrel-shaped 14mer; ends can be capped by GroES; misfolded proteins enter the barrel where they are refolded when GroES binds) — its product is MAKDIKFSEEARRSMLRGVDALADAVKVTLGPKGRNVVLEKKYGSPLITNDGVTIAKEIELEDAFENMGAKLVAEVASKTNDVAGDGTTTATVLAQAMIREGLKNVTAGANPMGIRKGMDKAISTAIEELKAISKPIEGKASIAQVAAISAADEEVGQLIAEAMERVGNDGVITIEESKGFTTELDVVEGMQFDRGYVSPYMVTDSDKMEAVLDNPYILITDKKISNIQEILPVLEQVVQQGKPLLIVAEDVEGEANATLVVNKLRGTFTAVAVKAPGFGDRRKAMLEDIAVLTGGEVITEDLGLDLKSATIESLGRAAKVVVTKENTTIVEGAGDSANIASRINQIRAQLEETTSEFDREKLQERLAKLAGGVAVVKVGAATETELKERKLRIEDALNSTRAAVEEGIVAGGGTALLNVYNKVASIEAEGDEATGINIVLRAIEEPVRQIAHNAGLEGSVIVERLKNEAVGTGFNAANGQWVNMIEAGIVDPTKVTRSALQNAGSVAAMFLTTEAVVADKPEPAGSAAMPDMGGMGGMGGMM
- a CDS encoding response regulator; translation: MINVMIVEDDPMVAQINKRYLAKIEGFRLAATATSVDEAIQLLNTEEIQLILLDIFMPGKLGIELLAHLRKNELEIDVIIISAASDLDRIKRALRYGIVDYLIKPFEFDRFNTALTTYLEQTRLIDKQDSVSQQELDSLLLHRDEHVIAEELPKGLAKDTLKQVWDAIQRLKADPFSTDDIVNIVGISRVSARKYLNFLKDTGILEVKVIYGAVGRPVYQHEYNQFKEHLIKNFL
- the dcuS gene encoding DcuS/MalK family sensor histidine kinase translates to MKKGKLSLQAIIIIFVCIVVALSLGITDLLISKSITSSVEETQKEKALDVARTMAVTPAVIKTLEGQANQAELQEFANVIKDKTNVNFVVVMNMKGIRLSHPESSKVGKHFFGGDEGPVLKGEEYVSISKGTLGKSMRAFTPIKDAQGKQIGAVAVGISLKSVTEAVDKGRMGIVLGTLIGLMIGIIGAVVLARYIKKILLGLEPFVIAKLLEERSSMLQSVREGIIAIDQEGKITLVNKAASKLFKKAGLEEEPMGINIEDYLPETRLTRIIKSGETELDQEQNLQGVTILVNRVPVVVGNQAVGAIATFRDKTEVQHLAEQLTGVRNYADALRAQAHEFMNKLHVILGLVRTEQYDTLADYVSETVNHRETEMDFVTRKVQDPVLAGFLIGKLSFARESGVSFAFDCANKLPKPANSEITHELITIIGNLLDNAIEAIANSINKKVHLKLDYAEDILTIEVKDTGMGMTNSLQNKILDKGFSTKGNNRGYGLYLLAQAIERLEGELIISSKPGKGTSFAVYISYQEEDKEN
- a CDS encoding 2-keto-3-deoxygluconate permease, yielding MQIPIKKTLDKIPGGMMVVPLFLGVLTNTFFPQFLEIGHFTTALFSKEASSTILACFMFLIGSQINFKLAPKAIKKGAILLSGKFIVGAGLGIFIAMVFGPAGILGLSPLAILAALLNANGGLYASLASSYGDETDVGAYALFSLKDGPFFTLVALGASGLASIPFQALVGVLIPIVIGMILGNIDPDMRKFLGSSKLLLIPFFSFPLGAGMNLNTIVEAGGPGLLLGLIASFTGIGAFLLLKLFKENPIVGLATGSTAGNAVATPAVVAAADPTLSAIAPAATAQVAAACVVSAIVCPIIVSYVYKRSEKKKAKKLITKAA